One genomic window of Clostridium taeniosporum includes the following:
- a CDS encoding DHH family phosphoesterase: MNKVTTIERLLKPIILILLSLILYYFNYQGVALIIFLVYLVDNFYQLNYYWKKDNDIDEFIKKLNKGIESNIFQFVHPLALIKRNGDIVWSNSIFIELESKEESSNKNILSIARGINLVRILNDKETLHQRLKIKGKLYDTYATKINIESIEELFLVYFNDVTEIIGYETTKESVMLIEVDNFAEALETTEESNRPLLVAEIERTINAYANNLKAMIKKYDTNKYVLSIQDNFIKKQIDEKFKILDEISKIDKGNKIEITLSIGVGRGGISPAENDKYANTAKELALGRGGDQTVVKSNDDIKFFGGNTKEIEKRTRVRARVVAHALNELIFASSNVYIVGHKNPDMDCFGAAIGLASVIKQLGKSCNIVLQNDTNAIEYYLDNLMKDPKYDDLFISTERVKNDLDDDSLFIIVDVHNKSYVSDLELVMKAKKKVIIDHHRRSPDMIEGDILNYIEVYASSTSEMVTEMIQYMVDKPKLARIEAEGLLAGIFMDTKGFLFKTGVRTFEAASFLRKSGADTIEIKKIFSDDLENYLLIAETIKSAEVNDNIAIAICPENVDTVIVAKSADELLNISGINVSFVLAQINNDIYISGRSTGDINVQVILETLGGGGHMNIAGAKVSDANTEDVVYDLKEAIKKYIKVGD; this comes from the coding sequence ATGAATAAAGTAACAACTATTGAGAGGTTACTTAAGCCGATTATATTAATTTTACTTTCATTAATTTTATATTATTTTAATTATCAAGGAGTAGCATTAATAATTTTTTTAGTTTATTTAGTGGATAATTTTTATCAATTAAATTATTATTGGAAGAAAGATAATGATATTGATGAATTTATTAAAAAACTTAATAAGGGTATAGAGAGTAATATATTTCAATTTGTACATCCTCTAGCTTTAATTAAAAGAAATGGTGATATTGTATGGAGCAATTCTATATTTATTGAATTGGAATCTAAAGAAGAATCATCGAATAAGAATATTTTGAGTATAGCTAGGGGTATAAATTTAGTACGTATATTAAATGATAAAGAAACCTTACATCAAAGACTTAAGATAAAAGGTAAGTTATATGATACTTATGCAACTAAAATTAATATAGAAAGTATTGAAGAATTATTTTTAGTTTATTTTAATGATGTAACTGAAATAATAGGATATGAAACAACTAAAGAAAGTGTTATGTTAATAGAAGTTGATAATTTTGCAGAAGCATTAGAAACAACAGAAGAAAGTAATAGGCCTTTGTTAGTTGCAGAAATAGAAAGAACTATAAATGCATATGCTAATAATTTAAAAGCGATGATAAAAAAATATGATACTAATAAGTATGTTTTATCTATTCAAGATAATTTTATAAAAAAGCAAATTGATGAGAAATTTAAAATATTAGATGAAATTTCTAAAATAGATAAGGGAAATAAAATTGAAATTACTTTAAGTATTGGTGTTGGTAGAGGTGGAATATCTCCAGCTGAAAATGATAAATATGCTAATACTGCTAAGGAATTAGCTTTAGGTAGAGGCGGAGATCAAACTGTTGTTAAAAGTAATGATGATATAAAGTTTTTCGGTGGTAATACTAAAGAAATAGAAAAAAGAACAAGGGTTAGAGCTAGGGTTGTAGCACATGCTTTAAATGAACTTATATTTGCAAGTAGCAATGTTTATATTGTAGGTCATAAGAATCCTGATATGGATTGTTTTGGAGCTGCTATTGGTTTAGCAAGTGTTATTAAACAATTGGGTAAATCATGTAATATTGTATTACAAAATGATACAAATGCAATAGAGTATTATTTAGATAATTTAATGAAGGATCCTAAATATGATGATTTATTTATATCAACAGAAAGAGTGAAAAATGATTTAGATGATGATTCATTGTTTATAATAGTAGATGTTCACAATAAGAGCTATGTATCTGATTTAGAATTAGTTATGAAAGCTAAGAAAAAGGTAATCATAGATCACCATAGAAGAAGCCCTGATATGATTGAAGGCGATATATTAAATTATATAGAAGTATATGCATCATCCACTTCAGAGATGGTTACTGAAATGATTCAATACATGGTTGACAAACCTAAACTAGCTAGAATTGAGGCTGAGGGTTTGTTAGCAGGTATATTTATGGATACTAAAGGATTTTTATTTAAAACTGGAGTAAGAACATTTGAAGCAGCATCATTTTTAAGAAAATCAGGTGCTGATACTATTGAAATTAAGAAAATATTTAGTGATGATCTAGAAAATTATCTACTTATTGCTGAAACAATAAAATCTGCAGAGGTAAATGATAATATAGCTATTGCAATATGCCCTGAAAATGTGGATACTGTAATTGTAGCAAAATCTGCTGATGAACTTTTAAATATATCTGGTATAAATGTTTCGTTTGTTTTAGCACAAATAAATAATGATATATATATAAGTGGAAGATCAACAGGAGATATAAATGTTCAAGTGATTCTAGAAACTCTAGGGGGTGGGGGACACATGAATATTGCTGGTGCAAAAGTATCAGATGCTAATACTGAGGATGTCGTTTATGACTTAAAAGAAGCAATAAAAAAATATATAAAGGTGGGAGATTAA
- a CDS encoding MazG-like family protein, translated as MKKDELNIMTSVKIIENLKAQLLCIIGEFFRLLTKGSNVTRNSILDCISGAISILYVLAEKLGYSFAEVDHVMKENLELGIRAEDEVERDGKSLSKLKTYINNRRD; from the coding sequence ATGAAAAAAGATGAATTAAATATAATGACTAGTGTTAAAATAATAGAAAATTTAAAAGCTCAATTATTATGTATTATAGGAGAATTTTTCCGATTATTAACAAAGGGAAGTAATGTTACTCGCAATTCTATATTAGATTGTATTTCAGGAGCAATTAGCATATTATATGTTTTAGCAGAAAAACTAGGATATTCTTTTGCAGAGGTAGATCATGTTATGAAAGAAAATCTAGAATTAGGAATTAGAGCTGAAGATGAAGTTGAAAGAGATGGGAAAAGCTTAAGTAAACTTAAGACATATATAAATAATAGAAGAGATTAA
- a CDS encoding single-stranded DNA-binding protein: protein MNKVVLIGRLTKDPELRFTPGAGAAVTTLTLAVDKYNSKSGQKEADFIPIVVWGKQAENTANYMSKGSQMAISGRIQTRNYEAKDGTKRYVTEVVATEVQFLSKSNASGNVGANYGNNAEYSSSNNPFDDMKFEEDITPVDDGDMPF from the coding sequence ATGAACAAAGTAGTTTTAATCGGAAGATTAACTAAAGATCCAGAACTAAGATTTACTCCTGGTGCTGGAGCAGCAGTAACTACCTTAACATTAGCAGTTGATAAGTACAATTCTAAATCTGGTCAGAAAGAAGCAGACTTTATTCCTATAGTTGTATGGGGAAAACAAGCTGAAAATACTGCGAATTACATGAGTAAAGGTAGCCAAATGGCTATAAGTGGTAGAATTCAAACCAGAAATTATGAAGCGAAAGACGGAACTAAGAGATATGTTACAGAAGTAGTTGCTACAGAAGTTCAATTTTTAAGTAAGTCAAATGCTTCAGGAAATGTTGGAGCCAATTATGGTAACAACGCTGAATATTCATCATCAAATAATCCATTTGATGATATGAAATTTGAAGAAGACATAACTCCAGTAGATGATGGAGATATGCCATTCTAA
- the rpsR gene encoding 30S ribosomal protein S18 translates to MGREDNRRSGGRGRRSKRKVCAFCVDKAESIDYKDINKLRKYVTERGKILPRRISGTCAKHQRQLTDAIKRARNIALLPFTTE, encoded by the coding sequence ATGGGCAGAGAAGATAATAGAAGATCTGGCGGAAGAGGCAGAAGATCTAAAAGAAAAGTTTGTGCTTTTTGTGTAGATAAAGCTGAGTCAATTGATTATAAGGATATAAACAAGTTAAGAAAGTATGTTACTGAAAGAGGTAAGATACTTCCAAGAAGAATTTCTGGAACTTGTGCTAAACATCAAAGACAATTAACAGATGCTATTAAGAGAGCAAGAAACATAGCTTTATTACCATTCACAACTGAATAG
- the rplI gene encoding 50S ribosomal protein L9, translating to MKVILLQDVKKIGKKGEVIEASDGYARNFLFPRKLAQEATAANMHILNNKKENERKKKLAEIEAAQKLAGELKGKEITIKTKIGENGKLFGAITSKDVSALIKTQYNVEIDKKKIVMDTIKLAGNYEVEVKLYPEVSTKMKVNIIPQ from the coding sequence ATGAAAGTTATTTTATTACAAGATGTTAAAAAGATAGGTAAAAAAGGTGAAGTTATAGAAGCTTCAGATGGATATGCAAGAAATTTTTTATTTCCTAGGAAATTAGCTCAAGAAGCTACTGCTGCTAACATGCATATTTTAAATAATAAAAAAGAAAATGAAAGAAAGAAAAAATTAGCTGAAATAGAAGCAGCTCAAAAGTTAGCTGGAGAATTAAAAGGAAAAGAAATAACAATAAAAACTAAAATAGGTGAAAACGGAAAATTATTTGGAGCTATTACTAGCAAAGATGTTTCTGCATTAATAAAAACTCAATATAATGTTGAAATAGATAAGAAAAAAATAGTAATGGATACAATAAAATTAGCAGGAAATTATGAAGTAGAAGTAAAATTATATCCTGAAGTTAGCACAAAAATGAAGGTAAATATAATTCCACAATAA
- the lonC gene encoding Lon family ATP-dependent protease produces the protein MKSNEETNLLNSIMSGNLSTEAQIDALFNVTKNILDKGAFRSRVVRFKLDKYVKSKDNCDKVFALKTILSEGEKKGIPKEEDLEQEIKIVIDLIVNEIAKKYVQNKIEMKVEQAIMEKQEKYIDEVRLSVIKKQKGVENNNTKGKLNNLISLDQKVTSKNIMSFLRPDSFDEVVGQERAIKSLISKLSSPYPQHIILYGPPGVGKTTAARLALKEAKKLNFTPFDDESKFVEVDGTTLRWDPREITNPLLGSVHDPIYQGSKRYLSEAGVPEPKPGLVTEAHGGVLFIDEIGELDHILQNKLLKVLEDKRVEFSSSYYDPDDESTPKYIKYLFDNGAPADFVLIGATTKSPSEINPALRSRATEVYFEPLSSDDIELIVKKAAEKLNVTLEEGVAKKISNYTFEGRKAVNILTDAYGYALYIEKQDKDNVEIKLEYLDEVLSVGRYVPFEVFDTTEEYEIGHIYGLGVSGFLGSTIEIEANVFEAKKKGAGVVRFNETAGSMAKDSVFNAASVIRAITDKDIKDYDIHVNVIGGGKIDGPSAGVAITLCIISALLKKPIKQDIAVTGEISLRGKVKPVGGIFEKIYGARRKGIKRVLVPKDNEKEIPMGLKDVDVKAVSTIEEIMDIVFE, from the coding sequence TTGAAATCAAATGAAGAAACAAACTTATTAAATAGTATAATGAGTGGGAATTTATCAACAGAAGCTCAAATAGATGCTTTATTTAATGTAACTAAAAATATTTTAGATAAAGGGGCATTTAGATCTAGAGTTGTTAGATTTAAATTAGATAAGTATGTAAAATCAAAAGATAATTGTGATAAAGTATTTGCTTTAAAAACTATATTATCTGAGGGCGAAAAAAAAGGAATTCCTAAAGAAGAGGATTTAGAACAAGAAATTAAGATCGTAATAGATTTAATTGTAAATGAAATTGCCAAAAAATATGTTCAAAACAAAATAGAAATGAAGGTTGAACAGGCAATAATGGAGAAACAAGAAAAATATATTGATGAAGTAAGATTATCTGTGATTAAAAAGCAAAAGGGTGTTGAAAATAATAATACTAAGGGCAAATTAAATAATTTAATTTCTTTAGATCAAAAAGTAACTAGTAAAAACATCATGAGCTTTTTAAGACCAGATAGTTTTGATGAAGTAGTAGGTCAAGAGCGTGCTATTAAGTCATTAATATCTAAGTTATCTTCTCCATATCCTCAACACATTATATTATACGGACCACCTGGAGTTGGTAAGACAACTGCAGCAAGATTAGCTTTAAAAGAAGCAAAAAAATTAAATTTTACTCCATTTGATGATGAATCAAAATTTGTTGAGGTAGATGGAACTACTTTAAGATGGGATCCAAGAGAGATAACTAATCCTTTATTAGGATCGGTACATGATCCTATATATCAAGGAAGTAAGAGATATTTATCAGAAGCAGGAGTACCTGAACCAAAGCCAGGATTAGTTACTGAAGCACATGGAGGAGTATTATTTATAGATGAAATAGGAGAATTAGATCATATATTACAAAATAAGCTTTTAAAAGTTTTAGAAGATAAAAGAGTAGAATTTTCATCTTCATATTATGATCCTGATGATGAATCAACTCCTAAATATATAAAGTATTTATTTGATAATGGTGCACCAGCAGATTTTGTATTAATTGGTGCTACGACAAAGAGTCCAAGTGAAATAAATCCAGCACTAAGATCTAGAGCAACTGAGGTTTATTTTGAACCATTATCTTCTGATGATATAGAACTTATAGTTAAAAAAGCTGCTGAAAAGTTAAATGTTACTTTAGAAGAAGGTGTTGCTAAGAAAATTAGTAACTATACATTTGAAGGTAGAAAAGCAGTTAATATATTAACAGACGCTTATGGATATGCATTATACATAGAAAAGCAAGATAAAGATAATGTTGAAATAAAATTAGAATATTTAGATGAAGTATTATCTGTTGGAAGATATGTTCCTTTTGAAGTTTTTGATACTACTGAAGAATATGAAATAGGTCATATTTATGGCTTAGGTGTAAGTGGATTTTTAGGTTCAACTATTGAAATTGAAGCAAATGTTTTTGAAGCTAAAAAGAAAGGTGCTGGAGTAGTAAGATTTAATGAAACAGCAGGTTCTATGGCTAAAGATTCAGTGTTTAATGCAGCTTCAGTTATAAGAGCTATAACTGATAAAGATATAAAAGATTATGATATACATGTTAATGTTATAGGTGGAGGAAAAATTGATGGACCATCAGCAGGGGTTGCAATTACATTATGTATAATAAGTGCATTATTAAAGAAACCTATAAAACAAGATATAGCAGTAACAGGTGAGATATCTTTAAGAGGAAAAGTAAAACCTGTAGGTGGAATATTTGAAAAGATTTATGGAGCTAGAAGAAAAGGTATTAAGAGAGTTTTAGTTCCTAAGGATAATGAAAAAGAAATCCCTATGGGGCTTAAAGACGTAGATGTTAAAGCGGTAAGTACTATAGAAGAAATTATGGATATTGTTTTTGAATAA